One part of the archaeon CG10_big_fil_rev_8_21_14_0_10_43_11 genome encodes these proteins:
- a CDS encoding NADPH-dependent FMN reductase: MFIPVVLGTARKGRKSEAVANAVVEHMKTTGVETILVDVNAYPLRATDNSEKNRYAKKWEKILNKADGIIIVSPEYNHGYPGELKLFLDQLYDQYEKKVFGICSVSDGPWGGTRMTEQLRQVIVALKAIPLQRAVHVSEVNNFKPEHIKTQVQGLLEQMKEFIS; this comes from the coding sequence ATGTTTATTCCAGTTGTTCTTGGCACGGCACGCAAAGGCAGAAAAAGTGAAGCTGTTGCAAACGCAGTGGTTGAACACATGAAAACAACAGGAGTTGAAACAATCCTTGTTGATGTAAATGCTTATCCTTTGAGAGCAACAGATAACAGCGAAAAAAACAGGTATGCAAAGAAGTGGGAAAAGATTCTCAACAAAGCAGACGGCATCATAATTGTAAGTCCTGAATACAATCACGGCTATCCCGGCGAATTAAAACTATTTCTCGACCAGCTCTATGACCAATACGAAAAAAAAGTGTTTGGAATTTGCAGCGTATCAGACGGTCCGTGGGGAGGCACGCGCATGACAGAACAATTGCGCCAAGTAATTGTTGCGCTCAAAGCAATTCCGCTCCAGCGTGCAGTTCACGTGTCAGAGGTTAACAATTTTAAACCAGAACACATTAAAACTCAGGTTCAAGGATTGCTTGAACAAATGAAAGAGTTCATTAGCTAG
- a CDS encoding proline--tRNA ligase, with product MSKQEGITVKREENWDKWYPQICLKAELMDYSPVSGCYILRPRGYYLWEALQTYLDAAFKKSGVQNAYFPLFIPESLLKKEAEHVEGFTPEVAWVTHAGNSKLPERLAIRPTSETIMYNSYKEWIRSHRDLPLRLNQWNNVVRWEFKNPVLLMRYREFLWQEGHTVFATKQEADAEVREMLEIYRKAYEDVLALPMYAGMKTDYEKFPGADYTTSVEIFLPNGRGVQAATSHHLGQRFAKAFDITFKDESGKQVYPYQNSWGFATRALGIVAFMHSDDKGLVLPPRAAEKQIVIVPIFNADNKEIVLKEAGKLAKKLSEFRVFIDDREGYTPGWKFNEWELKGLPLRIEIGMRDIQNKSAVAVKRNDGKKQTVKMVSIAKDTECLLDTIHAELLENAWKKMHLVMVEVNTVTDLKKALANKKVGVAGWCGETDCEVALKEKIGARSSNYAFNKEPINTSCIVCKKPAKHVMRFAKYY from the coding sequence ATGAGCAAACAAGAAGGAATAACCGTAAAACGAGAAGAAAACTGGGACAAATGGTACCCACAAATATGTCTAAAAGCCGAGCTGATGGATTACTCCCCCGTCAGCGGTTGTTATATCCTTCGCCCGAGAGGCTACTACCTGTGGGAAGCACTCCAAACCTATCTTGACGCGGCATTTAAGAAATCAGGCGTGCAAAACGCGTACTTTCCTTTATTTATCCCAGAAAGCCTGCTCAAAAAAGAAGCAGAACACGTTGAAGGTTTCACACCAGAAGTGGCATGGGTAACGCACGCAGGAAACTCAAAACTACCCGAACGACTTGCAATTAGACCAACAAGCGAAACTATCATGTACAACAGCTACAAAGAATGGATTCGCTCACACCGCGACCTGCCGCTCAGGCTTAACCAATGGAACAATGTAGTACGCTGGGAATTCAAAAATCCCGTGCTCCTCATGCGCTACCGCGAATTTTTGTGGCAAGAGGGACACACCGTATTTGCAACCAAACAAGAAGCCGATGCGGAAGTGAGGGAAATGCTTGAAATCTATCGCAAAGCCTATGAAGACGTGCTTGCACTTCCCATGTACGCGGGCATGAAAACCGATTACGAAAAATTTCCTGGGGCAGACTACACAACAAGCGTTGAAATCTTCTTGCCAAACGGTCGCGGCGTGCAAGCAGCAACCTCACACCATTTGGGTCAGCGCTTTGCAAAAGCATTTGACATCACGTTCAAAGATGAGAGCGGCAAACAGGTATATCCCTACCAAAACTCGTGGGGCTTTGCAACCCGTGCGCTTGGCATTGTTGCATTTATGCACAGCGATGACAAAGGATTAGTATTACCCCCACGCGCAGCAGAAAAACAAATCGTGATAGTGCCGATTTTCAATGCAGACAACAAAGAAATCGTGTTAAAGGAAGCAGGCAAACTTGCAAAAAAACTCTCAGAATTCAGAGTATTTATTGATGACCGAGAAGGATACACACCGGGTTGGAAGTTCAATGAATGGGAGCTTAAAGGCCTACCCCTTCGCATTGAGATAGGCATGCGCGATATTCAAAACAAGAGTGCTGTTGCGGTTAAAAGAAATGATGGAAAAAAACAAACCGTCAAAATGGTGAGCATAGCAAAAGACACAGAATGCCTGCTTGACACTATACATGCTGAGCTCTTGGAGAATGCGTGGAAAAAAATGCATTTAGTGATGGTGGAAGTAAACACAGTCACTGATTTGAAAAAAGCGCTTGCAAACAAGAAAGTGGGCGTTGCAGGATGGTGCGGAGAAACTGACTGTGAAGTAGCGCTTAAAGAAAAAATCGGTGCGCGCTCATCAAACTATGCATTTAACAAAGAACCCATAAATACGAGCTGCATTGTGTGCAAAAAACCTGCAAAACACGTTATGCGCTTTGCAAAATACTATTAG